ATTTAAAACATGCAGAATAATAAAAGTACGTAGCATTGTAAAGGTCATATCATTGACCTACTAGTAATTCATGCAGTTGTATTGTAGCTAACTTATTACCCAACTATTCACAAAATGTATGAATTGATTCTCTTTGTTTAATGAAAAGAGTTAATCACATAGTTGAAACTATTTTACAAACAATAAAGAATAACTTTGAGAAACATTAAGAAGATTTTCAATAAGTGTTCACACTTCTTGTGTTTGTACGTGAAAACTAAAAGGTTTCGGTGGAGGTGACAAGATGTTCAGCAAGCTCTTGGTTCATCACTTGCTATTCATCTTCATCATCATCCACCTATATTGGTAGAGATTTATCGCCAAGCCTAGCGGGAGGATCACTAGATTGAGAAAGACCGTACGTTGGTGGCTCTTGTTGATCATCTTTCTCCGTTGTTTGTTGATCATCCAATCCCGTTCTTGCGAATCTTTCAACGAGCTCTCCAGTCCCATCTTCTTCTGCGTCATGTGTCCCCTCCACGGCTTCACTTTCTTCATCCTTAGAATTGCCTATCTTGCGAATCTTGCACAGGACCAGTTCTTGAAACGTATTTTCGTCCGGAAGCGAATACTCGTGCATAATCCAGCTACTATTGCTCCCAGGAACAACAGCAGAAGTACCGTCTCCTCTCTTCTGCCTCTTATTGTTGTCGCTTTTAGTGAACTTTAGAGTTTGCTTTTTCCCTATTATGGTCTTCTCGTTTTCTTCGTCCTCAATATATTTTTTAGCGTTAGGCTTCCAACTCCCACCATCGTTGTCCCCGGCGATCCTCCGCTTTGAGTTCCTACCACGACCAATGTTCTTCACTGACACTTGAGTCCTCGTCACGAAATAAAACCACTCGTTCTTCCGGAACAAAGGATGAATTGTATGATCCAGCAACCATGGCTCCTTGTCGTAAACGTTCTTCATCACGATGAAGTCTTCACACTTTTCATCTTTTGACTTGGGTTGTAGATACGTTTCTAACTCGGGTAGTAGATGATATTTGATGAGTTCTTGGTCTTCAGGATCAAATTAAAATCCTCCATCTTCATCGTTATTGAACATGGTTTCGTCAGGATCATAGTAAACTCCACCATCTTCGTAGTTATTTGACATCGTTTTAAGGGCTTAGCTCTCAAGTTTGATTCTACAAAAGTGAGGTTATAACCTATTGAGTTGTACGTATATATACTACTAAGGCTATTTTAATTTTCTAAAGAAAAATTCAGAGGATAATCCTATCATCGATGCAGTTTCCTATTATGGTAAGAGAATCAAGAAGATAATGTTATGATAGATCATATTGATAGATTTGTTTTATGGAATATAATGTTCTTTATATAAATTATAAAGATAATGTTATGATAAATCATATTGATAGATTTTTTTATGAATAATGCTATGATAAATCATATTTTGTTAATAGATCGTATATAAATATTTTTTTATGAAGATAATGTTATGATAAATCATATTGATAGATTTTTTTATGAATAATGCTATGATAAATCATATTTTGTTAATAGATCGTATATAAATATTTTTTTATGAAGATAATGTTATGATAAATCATATGTTGTTAATCGTATGTATGTTAAGATTCCGTTAGGCTAGGAGTGAGCGTTCAGGTCTTGTTCGAGTTTGGTTTGGGTATTTTGAGTTTTTAGATATTTGGGTTTAATCGTTCTTATTTGAATTTTATAAATATCGGGTTGGATTGATAAATAACATTTTGGATTCAGATATATTTTATAACTCTATGTAGGACTCATTTTGAATTCGAATTTATTTCATGTATGTTAATATTGATTCAGATTCGGATAGTTTAGATATTATATAAAAATTGCATAGAATGAAGTATTTAAAAAACTTATTTAAAATTTAAATACTTATTTTGGATACAATTCAGATTTTTTGATTCAGATATATTTTATGCTACCCTACATAATCCATTCTGTATTTTACAGCTCATACAGAATATGTATACAGATTTTTTGGTTCGGTATTTTGTTCGGATTTCGTTAGACTATGAGTGAGCGTTCGGGTTTGGAAAAAGTTTGTCGGGAATTTTGAGGAAATCCCGAAAATGTTTTTAAGAAACAAAAATAATGACTTCTAAAACAAAAAAAAAATGAATTCCGTCGGGAATTTTCAAGGATACCCCAACGAAATTTTGGCGAAACAAAAAAAAAGACTTCTAAAACAAAAACATGAATTCCGTCCAAAATATTCAATGGCAAAAAAAAATATGACTTTCGCCGAGAATCAGTAGGAAATTTCAGACGGATTTCCAAAGAAAGCAAAAAAAAAGACTCAATATAACAACTTTGGGTCTTGAAAATATAAAAATTGAGGGACTAACGGTCTCAATAAAATTACCAGATAATATTGTAAGTGTAAAAACAAGTTTGGACGAGTAAACACACAATATTATTTTCAAGTAACATCACCTAAGGATATAACTCAATTGTATCATAAAGTTCTAGTTAACATCATATATACTGACAGAGATGATTAACAGAATTGAAAGAAAAGTTTTTAAAATTGATTTTAAGTGTTTTGTTAGTGTGTGGTTATAATAAACCTTTATCTACTGGATGTATAACCAACATGGATTCTCGATAGTTTTTTTTTCCTGGTCTTAAATTACAATATGTCGGGAATTTACGACGAATTCCCGACGGGTCATATTTTCGAGCTGACCAATGAAATACATACACATTCCCGACAGATACCATCGGGAATCCGGAAAAAAATACCGGAAATTTTGGCCACCAAATTTTTTGGTTACAGCAGAAATAAAAATTTTGACGGATTCATGACGAATATTTTCCATTGGGAAATTTCAAAACATATCAAACAAATCTTCTTTCTCATTCTACTACCTCTCTCTACAATCACAAACTCCCCTCTCTCGCCATTCTCTCCCAAAATTGACTCCATCCAACAAAATCATCTCTAAATCATGTAACTTTTCTTTTTAATGAGATTGTTAGATTAAAAACATGTTAGGTTGTTGATTTTAGATATATTTGAAAGTTAGTTTTAGGGATTTTGAACTTAGATTTTGGATTGAAAGGTGGTTTTTTAAGATTTTGTTGTTTGTGTTAAGTTTTGTTAGTTTTAGGAACAATATTTTATGTTTATTAAATTAATAAGATGTTTTTCAATAAACTGATTATTACATTTTAAACTAACATATTAAATTTTAAACGCTTTTATAAACCATTTTTTTAATTTTCCACCTGAAAAAACGTATTTACAAATGTTTTAAAATTATTATTTTTTTGTCAGCAACATAAGGAGACTCATGTAGATTCTGCAAACTACACTAGTAGCTCCGCATCTATATGAATGACAAAATCCCATTCCAGGCGAGTCATCATCCGACACACATCCCGAGGCGGATGTAGAGAGGAGGAGTGATGAATTCTACCGGGCGATGAACGACTCTTAGTTCTTTTTTTTAAGTTGTTGAATTATAAATTCAAAACTTATTTATATATAAAATATTTTGGTATTGATTTTTTTTTAAAAAATAAATTTTATTAATAAATTAAATAATTTTAATAATTTTAATAATTTTTTTAATTATATTTTTTAATTCTGTAAAATAAAAAAAGAAGTAAATTCGTAGCTAATTTACGACCTATTTAAATGGAAACTTTACGAGGAAATGACGAGGAAGAATAAACGAGTATTTTACGAGGAAATATTTACGAGGAAATGACGTGGAAAGATAAATGAGTATTTTACGAGGAAATACTTTCGTGGTACTTACGTGTACTTTACGAGGAAACACTTTCGAGATATTTACGTGTAGTTTACGAGGAACATCTTTTGAGGTATTTACGAGGAAATATAGCGACTTTCTTACGTGGAATATTTACGCGACGAAATACTGTACTTCGTCTTTACGACGAAATCTTTTCCTCGCTAAGTTACGACGAATTGGCGAGGAAATATGCGTTACGACGAACGAGTAACGACGAAACGTGTTTCCTCGCTAATTCCTCCTAAAGCCTCTTTTACGACGAAGTCACGAGGAATACCGCCGTCGTTAAACTTATGTTTTCTTGTAATGCGTAAACATGCAGAATAGTAAAAGTACGTAGCATTGTAATGGTCATATCATTGACCTACTATTAATTCATGCAGTTGTATTGTATCTAACTTATTACCCATATATTCACAAAACGTATGAATTGATTCTCTTTGTTTAATGAAAAAAGTTAATCACATAATTGAAACTATTTTACAAACAATAAAGAATAACTTTGAGCAACATTAAGAATATTTTCAATAAGTGTTTACACTTCTTGTGTTTGTACATGAAAACTAAAAGCTCTCGGTGGACTTGAAAAGATGTTTTTCAAGCTCTTGGTTCATCACTTGTTCTTCATCTTCATCATCATCCACTTCTATTGGTAGAGATTTATCTCCAAGCCTAGCTGGAGGATCACTAGATTGAGAAAGGGCGTAGATTGGTGGCTCTTCTTGATCATCTTTCTCCGTTGTTGTTGATCATCCAATCCCGTTCTTGCGAATCTGACAACGAGCTCTCCAGTCCCATCTTCTTCTGCGTCATGTGTCACCTCCACGGCTTCAACTTCTTTTTTTTTTTTTTTTTTTGAAAGAATTTTAAATTTATTCACTTCAAAAACCTTTGTACAACCTAATGCTATTTTGTATAGACCAAAACCTATAGGCTTTTATAGAACCTTATAAAAGGAACAATGAGAAAATCATCTACTCCCAAACAATATCTCCATGGCTTTTTCATGTCTACCTCCCGCTTGCTGTCGTAAGGAGGAGATTCTATTTCTCCCACCCTGCGTTTGTTCCTCTCATGCCAAAGAGCATGAGCAGTAGCTTGGAAACTGTATCGGAGGAGGGAAGTTTTGGTGCTGTCTTGAAGACTAGTTACCAGTCTTTGCAGTAGGATAGACCATTGAGTTGGCACACCTCCACCTGCCAGGCCTCCGATTGTTCCAAGCCAGACTTCTTTGGCGAAGGAGCAATCAAAAAATAAATGGTCTCTCGTTTCAGTAGCTGCATTGCACAACCAACATGTAGAGATAGCTTGAGGGTTCCACTGAAGTATTCTGTCCCCACTCGCTAATCTGTTGTGAGCAGCTAACCACGTGAGGAAAGAAAACTTTGGAGTAGCTTCTCTAAACCAGAGCCCCTTGGACCATGAAACATGCGGTGATCTTGCTCTGATCATGTTCCACGTTTGAGATGACTCGAAGCCTTGTCGAAATAGTTCATTCTCGCGCTTCCAAAGAACCATATCCTCCTGCTGACTGAGCCCAATAGCTCTTAGCCTCAGAATCTCCTGCTCAATCTGCACCAGGACAGTAGTTCTTTGCCTTCTTCTCCAGTAAGATTGGATCACCCTCTCCACCGTAGCGTGTATCGGGACCCCAAGGTCAATACAGCCCCTTTCACCAGTTAAGTTGATCAATGCCCCCAACTGAGACCACTTATCATACCAGAAGGAAGTTGTCGCACCATTACACACTTCCACTCGAGTAAACTGCA
This genomic interval from Brassica oleracea var. oleracea cultivar TO1000 chromosome C2, BOL, whole genome shotgun sequence contains the following:
- the LOC106323348 gene encoding NAC domain-containing protein 78-like — its product is MKNVYDKEPWLLDHTIHPLFRKNEWFYFVTRTQVSVKNIGRGRNSKRRIAGDNDGGSWKPNAKKYIEDEENEKTIIGKKQTLKFTKSDNNKRQKRGDGTSAVVPGSNSSWIMHEYSLPDENTFQELVLCKIRKIGNSKDEESEAVEGTHDAEEDGTGELVERFARTGLDDQQTTEKDDQQEPPTYGLSQSSDPPARLGDKSLPI
- the LOC106323349 gene encoding uncharacterized protein LOC106323349, whose amino-acid sequence is MAYSFLQIITLRPLALQFTRVEVCNGATTSFWYDKWSQLGALINLTGERGCIDLGVPIHATVERVIQSYWRRRQRTTVLVQIEQEILRLRAIGLSQQEDMVLWKRENELFRQGFESSQTWNMIRARSPHVSWSKGLWFREATPKFSFLTWLAAHNRLASGDRILQWNPQAISTCWLCNAATETRDHLFFDCSFAKEVWLGTIGGLAGGGVPTQWSILLQRLVTSLQDSTKTSLLRYSFQATAHALWHERNKRRVGEIESPPYDSKREVDMKKPWRYCLGVDDFLIVPFIRFYKSL